From Pan paniscus chromosome 9, NHGRI_mPanPan1-v2.0_pri, whole genome shotgun sequence, the proteins below share one genomic window:
- the ASCL2 gene encoding achaete-scute homolog 2: MDGGALPRSAPPAPRVPVGCAARRRPASPELLRCSRRRRPATAETGGGAAAVARRNERERNRVKLVNLGFQALRQHVPHGGASKKLSKVETLRSAVEYIRALQRLLAEHDAVRNALAGGLRPQAVRPSAPRGPPGTTPVAASPSRASSSPGRGGSSEPGSPRSAYSSDDSGCEGALSPAERELLDFSSWLGGY; encoded by the coding sequence ATGGACGGCGGCGCACTGCCCAGGTCCGCGCCCCCTGCGCCCCGCGTCCCTGTCGGCTGCGCTGCCCGGCGGAGACCCGCGTCCCCGGAACTGTTGCGCTGCAGCCGGCGGCGGCGACCGGCCACCGCAGAGACCGGAGGCGGCGCAGCGGCCGTAGCGCGGCGCAATGAGCGCGAGCGCAACCGCGTGAAGCTGGTGAACTTAGGATTCCAGGCGCTGCGGCAGCACGTGCCGCACGGCGGCGCCAGCAAGAAGCTGAGCAAGGTGGAGACGCTGCGCTCGGCCGTGGAGTACATCCGCGCGCTGCAGCGCCTGCTGGCCGAGCACGACGCCGTGCGCAACGCGCTGGCGGGAGGGCTGAGGCCGCAGGCCGTGCGGCCGTCTGCGCCCCGCGGGCCGCCGGGGACCACCCCGGTCGCCGCCTCGCCCTCCCGCGCTTCTTCGTCCCCGGGCCGCGGGGGCAGCTCGGAGCCCGGCTCCCCGCGTTCCGCCTACTCGTCGGACGACAGCGGCTGCGAAGGCGCGCTGAGTCCTGCGGAGCGCGAGCTACTCGACTTCTCCAGCTGGTTAGGGGGCTACTGA